Proteins from a genomic interval of Clostridium scatologenes:
- a CDS encoding carbon-nitrogen hydrolase family protein — MKNLEKNCKVALVQAAPVMFNKDATIDKVVQEILEAGKQGANLIVFPESFIPCYPYGMTFGFTVGSRTEEGRKDWKVYYDNSVIVPSADTDRIAKAAGEANAYVSIGITERDINTCTLYCTNLIFSPEGKLVSKHRKLKPTGAERFIWGDGYEGAFPVIDTPWGNMGSLICWENYMPLARAALYMKGVSLYLAPNTNNNEEWQTTIRHIAIEGHCYVINVNQYVTKDMYPDIFHCPEEIAKLPEGVLTGGSCIVDPFGHYVKAPVWDKEEIIYIDIDMEQVPLSRMEFDGTGHYSRPDVLELIIHEN, encoded by the coding sequence ATGAAAAATTTAGAAAAAAATTGTAAAGTTGCTCTTGTACAAGCAGCACCTGTTATGTTCAATAAGGATGCAACTATTGATAAAGTCGTTCAAGAAATTCTTGAGGCCGGAAAGCAAGGTGCCAATTTAATTGTTTTTCCTGAATCTTTTATTCCTTGCTATCCATATGGAATGACCTTTGGCTTTACTGTAGGCAGTCGTACCGAAGAAGGCAGAAAAGATTGGAAAGTTTATTATGATAATTCTGTCATTGTACCAAGTGCTGATACAGACCGCATTGCCAAAGCAGCTGGCGAAGCAAATGCTTATGTAAGTATTGGTATCACAGAAAGAGATATAAACACTTGCACTCTTTACTGCACTAATCTAATTTTCTCACCAGAAGGAAAGCTTGTTAGCAAGCATCGTAAATTAAAGCCAACTGGTGCAGAACGCTTTATCTGGGGAGATGGTTATGAAGGTGCCTTTCCTGTCATCGATACTCCATGGGGAAACATGGGCAGCTTGATTTGTTGGGAAAATTATATGCCTTTAGCACGTGCAGCTCTTTATATGAAGGGAGTATCTCTTTATCTTGCTCCTAACACAAATAACAATGAAGAATGGCAAACTACAATACGCCACATAGCAATAGAAGGTCATTGTTATGTAATTAATGTAAATCAATATGTAACAAAGGATATGTATCCTGATATCTTCCATTGTCCAGAGGAAATAGCAAAATTACCAGAGGGTGTTCTTACCGGCGGCAGCTGCATTGTAGACCCATTTGGACATTACGTTAAAGCCCCTGTATGGGATAAAGAAGAAATTATTTATATAGACATCGATATGGAACAAGTTCCTCTTAGCCGTATGGAATTCGACGGCACAGGCCATTATTCACGCCCAGATGTTCTAGAACTTATTATTCATGAAAACTAA
- a CDS encoding cupin domain-containing protein has protein sequence MYNPYETYPYPYFINPQRYMLNAYRTYQCPCMMNMPMYAPNFPNQMDDDRYIPFTNNMHNNINSNMNSNPNNNIKSNMNNNMMNNNLKPNNTKPNNPKSNNSKPINTNPPMKSNLKPDSFKGSKDNNSPKSKDYGPEPFAINIEEATKQNNYYRSTLWTGKHLQLTLMSIDPGDDIGLEMHPDVDQFLRIEEGQGIVKMGNSKKHLDFQMKVHDGFAIFVPAGTWHNVINTGKGPLKLYSIYAPPQHPHGTLHKTKADAQAAGD, from the coding sequence ATGTATAATCCTTACGAAACATATCCATACCCTTACTTTATTAACCCACAAAGATATATGCTTAATGCTTATAGGACTTATCAATGTCCTTGTATGATGAATATGCCTATGTATGCTCCAAATTTTCCAAATCAAATGGATGACGACAGATATATTCCTTTTACTAATAATATGCATAATAACATTAATAGCAATATGAATAGTAATCCAAACAATAATATCAAAAGTAACATGAATAATAATATGATGAATAACAATCTAAAACCTAACAATACAAAGCCTAATAATCCAAAATCTAACAACTCAAAGCCTATTAATACCAATCCACCCATGAAAAGTAATTTAAAACCTGATTCTTTCAAAGGTTCAAAAGATAACAATTCACCTAAATCAAAGGATTATGGTCCAGAACCTTTTGCAATTAATATTGAAGAAGCTACTAAGCAAAATAACTATTATCGTAGTACTTTATGGACAGGAAAACATTTGCAACTGACTTTAATGAGCATCGATCCAGGAGATGATATAGGATTAGAAATGCATCCTGATGTCGATCAATTCTTACGTATTGAAGAAGGCCAAGGAATTGTAAAAATGGGCAACAGTAAAAAACACTTAGATTTTCAAATGAAGGTTCATGATGGTTTTGCAATATTTGTGCCTGCTGGTACATGGCATAATGTAATCAATACAGGAAAAGGACCTCTTAAATTATATTCTATTTATGCACCACCTCAACATCCACATGGTACACTTCACAAAACTAAGGCAGATGCACAAGCTGCTGGAGATTAA
- a CDS encoding SpoIIE family protein phosphatase encodes MDFFIEVAHGTLIKHGEELPGDMVNVVRLEDCTIIVLADGLGSGVKANILATLTSKIAGTMLKEGADIYETVDTIANTLPVCKVRNIAYSTFTIIKIYNNGEAYIAEYDNPPFFAMRNGESMDISKKKSIINDKVIKESNLVLQEDDVLTVVSDGVIHAGLGEILNLGWQWKDVEAYLKKRTSSNLNVQVVAKDLLEACWDLYCRKPGDDTTVVSIKVRKPSFVNLFTGPPKDKEKDSMVIKNFMDAPGKKVICGGTAANIAERELGRKLKVNLEFFNKDVPPTATMEGIDLITEGVLTLSMVIEKIKKYLNPSSKNIEYIDCDGKDGVSSLVKILMEDCTHLNLWVGMAVNPAHQNPDFPADLSIKLKLVGELYNQMKALGKKVHINYV; translated from the coding sequence ATGGATTTTTTCATAGAAGTAGCTCATGGCACTTTAATAAAGCATGGAGAAGAATTACCAGGGGATATGGTAAACGTTGTAAGGTTGGAAGACTGTACAATAATAGTGCTGGCAGATGGGCTTGGAAGTGGTGTTAAAGCTAATATTTTGGCTACTTTAACCTCTAAAATTGCAGGTACTATGCTTAAAGAGGGAGCTGATATATATGAAACGGTGGATACTATAGCTAATACTCTTCCAGTATGTAAAGTTAGAAATATTGCATATTCTACTTTTACCATAATCAAGATTTATAATAATGGAGAAGCATATATTGCAGAATATGATAATCCACCTTTTTTTGCTATGAGAAATGGTGAAAGCATGGACATAAGCAAAAAGAAATCCATTATAAATGATAAAGTTATAAAGGAAAGTAATTTGGTTTTGCAGGAAGATGATGTGCTTACTGTAGTAAGTGATGGGGTAATACATGCAGGACTTGGAGAGATATTAAACCTTGGTTGGCAGTGGAAGGATGTAGAAGCTTATCTTAAAAAGAGAACTAGCAGCAATTTAAATGTACAAGTTGTAGCTAAAGATTTGCTGGAAGCATGTTGGGATTTATACTGCCGTAAACCAGGGGATGACACCACTGTTGTATCTATTAAAGTGAGGAAACCATCTTTTGTAAATCTGTTTACAGGACCTCCTAAAGATAAGGAAAAGGATAGTATGGTCATAAAAAATTTTATGGATGCTCCAGGTAAAAAAGTCATATGCGGAGGAACTGCTGCCAACATTGCAGAAAGGGAACTTGGTAGAAAACTCAAGGTTAATTTGGAGTTTTTTAACAAGGATGTACCTCCTACAGCTACTATGGAAGGAATAGATTTAATAACAGAAGGCGTTTTAACCTTAAGCATGGTTATAGAAAAAATAAAAAAATATTTAAATCCTTCTTCCAAGAATATAGAATATATAGATTGTGATGGAAAGGATGGAGTGTCTTCTTTAGTTAAAATTCTTATGGAAGATTGTACTCATTTAAATTTATGGGTAGGAATGGCTGTAAATCCAGCACATCAAAATCCTGATTTTCCAGCGGATTTAAGCATAAAGCTAAAATTAGTAGGGGAATTGTATAATCAGATGAAAGCTTTAGGAAAAAAAGTGCATATAAATTATGTATAA
- a CDS encoding YczE/YyaS/YitT family protein — protein sequence MSKLKIIIRYFIFISGLFFMGLGISLTSKSGLGTSPINSLPYVLSMIFPLTVGQFTFLLSILFFIVEIIVLRKDFPKEQYLQLFVGPFFGFFVDLGMSIFAFVNPDAYLVKILVLLSGCFLLALGVYLQVIANVIINPGEGVVKAISNKFTKKFGNIKIALDSTLCIIAIIISLFTFGNIKGVREGTIICAVLVGNITKIYSAIFQYFKSRNNIRVNEDSGSNQSA from the coding sequence ATGTCAAAGCTTAAAATAATTATAAGATATTTTATATTCATATCTGGTTTATTTTTTATGGGTTTAGGAATAAGCTTAACCTCAAAATCAGGTTTAGGAACCTCTCCAATTAACAGTTTGCCCTATGTACTTTCCATGATATTTCCTCTTACCGTTGGACAATTTACTTTTTTATTAAGTATCTTATTTTTTATTGTGGAAATAATTGTTTTAAGAAAAGATTTTCCAAAAGAACAGTATCTTCAATTATTTGTAGGTCCATTTTTTGGTTTTTTCGTTGATTTAGGAATGAGCATTTTCGCTTTTGTAAATCCTGATGCTTATTTAGTAAAAATACTTGTTTTACTTTCTGGCTGTTTTCTTCTTGCTTTAGGAGTATATTTACAGGTTATTGCCAATGTAATTATAAATCCTGGAGAAGGTGTTGTAAAAGCCATCTCTAATAAATTCACAAAAAAGTTTGGAAATATAAAAATCGCTCTTGATTCTACCCTATGTATAATTGCAATAATAATTTCACTTTTTACTTTCGGAAATATAAAAGGAGTACGTGAAGGGACAATAATTTGTGCTGTACTTGTAGGAAATATAACAAAAATATATAGTGCTATTTTTCAATATTTTAAGTCTAGAAATAATATACGTGTAAATGAAGATTCTGGAAGCAATCAGAGTGCATAA
- a CDS encoding MBL fold metallo-hydrolase, whose amino-acid sequence MEILKVKGNTYCIDTGMSYIPFYKINDEEIIMLDTGWKNGEREGIEEVLESNNFRVRAILNSHAHVDHIGNNTYLKNKYDCIIAMAAYEANICSSEINLKLYYGSQTLKEVKEHFGHMICKTDIRISEDQDNVSICGVNFKILHTPGHSPAHICIITPDDVAYMGDALISYEVMKGAKMPYAYILSEDMKSKAKLYDLNYSKYVVAHKGMYDDIKKLISDNIDFYESRAMRIYEAIDKAMTMEEVMKVVIKRFHINIKDVYKYYVIERMLKSYMDYLYEIEKLNLIMEDGFLKYVKNEN is encoded by the coding sequence TTGGAGATATTGAAAGTTAAAGGGAATACATATTGCATTGACACTGGAATGTCATACATACCATTTTATAAAATTAATGATGAAGAAATTATTATGTTGGATACTGGTTGGAAAAATGGAGAGCGTGAAGGTATAGAGGAAGTTTTGGAAAGCAATAATTTTAGGGTTAGGGCTATTCTAAATAGTCATGCTCATGTGGATCATATTGGAAATAATACATATTTAAAAAATAAATATGATTGTATAATTGCCATGGCTGCTTATGAGGCTAATATTTGTAGTTCTGAGATTAATCTTAAGCTTTATTATGGAAGTCAAACTTTGAAGGAAGTAAAGGAACATTTTGGACATATGATTTGTAAAACTGATATAAGAATATCTGAAGATCAAGATAATGTATCAATATGTGGGGTTAATTTTAAAATTCTTCATACACCTGGCCACAGCCCTGCACACATATGTATTATAACACCTGATGATGTTGCATATATGGGGGATGCTCTTATAAGCTATGAAGTAATGAAGGGGGCAAAGATGCCTTATGCTTACATATTGAGTGAAGACATGAAAAGCAAGGCAAAGCTTTATGACTTAAATTACAGTAAATATGTGGTGGCACATAAGGGAATGTATGATGATATAAAAAAACTAATAAGTGATAACATTGATTTTTATGAAAGCAGAGCAATGAGAATATACGAAGCAATAGATAAAGCTATGACTATGGAAGAGGTTATGAAAGTTGTCATTAAAAGATTTCATATCAATATAAAAGATGTATATAAATATTACGTTATAGAAAGAATGTTAAAATCTTATATGGATTATTTATATGAAATAGAAAAGCTTAATTTAATTATGGAAGATGGATTTCTTAAATATGTGAAAAATGAAAACTAA
- a CDS encoding [Fe-Fe] hydrogenase large subunit C-terminal domain-containing protein, protein MKYMNFSSANCKNCYKCLRSCPVKAIKFKNQQAEIVEDRCIACSHCLAICPQKARHIVSDLERVKEAINSEKKVIATIAPSFVGFFDVDPGRFVSLLRKLGFSYIEETASGADVVSELYRQYMKEEKLDNYISTACPSANYIVEKYFPNLIKYMIPTVSPMIAHGKVLRKIYGEDSFIVFIGPCMGKKIESEGFTNKEVLDAVITFEEFTSWVEDLNIDIQNLEPCDFDRNSFKDGRKYPLFTGIVNCVSDVIKEKKLEVISISGTEECMELFKSIEKGEVTNAFIEASACKGSCIGGPGMINNEKGYYKRVQKVKNYINKNNSIGERKLDLDMDIEFSRSFIDKSIEKKLASEKEIEKIMMEMGKYSIEDELNCGVCGYNTCREKAEAIFEGMAESSMCLHYMRNRAESIRNVIFENIVNCIIFLDGEMRIKDINPAAENAFTVKAESIVNKPISLIMDDQDFRNVKETGKDILGKKVSFPNYNLDFIETVRYLEKQDIVMIALVNITEEEKNKRKLVKLKENTINTAQEVIEKQMRVAQEIASLLGETTAETKIALTKLKKVVEEEKGCDS, encoded by the coding sequence ATGAAATATATGAATTTTTCCAGTGCCAATTGTAAAAATTGCTACAAGTGTTTACGATCATGTCCTGTAAAAGCTATAAAATTTAAAAATCAACAAGCAGAAATTGTGGAGGATAGATGTATTGCATGTAGTCACTGTCTTGCAATATGTCCTCAAAAAGCTAGACATATAGTAAGTGATTTAGAAAGAGTTAAAGAGGCTATAAATTCAGAAAAAAAGGTAATAGCAACTATTGCGCCTTCCTTTGTGGGTTTTTTTGATGTAGATCCTGGTAGGTTTGTAAGTTTACTTAGAAAGTTAGGATTTTCTTATATAGAAGAAACTGCTTCAGGAGCAGATGTAGTTTCAGAGTTGTACAGGCAGTATATGAAAGAAGAAAAGTTGGACAACTATATATCAACAGCATGTCCTTCAGCTAATTATATAGTTGAAAAATATTTTCCTAATCTAATTAAATACATGATTCCAACAGTATCACCTATGATTGCACATGGAAAAGTGTTAAGAAAAATTTATGGAGAAGACAGCTTTATAGTGTTTATTGGGCCTTGTATGGGAAAAAAGATAGAATCTGAAGGATTTACAAATAAGGAGGTTTTAGATGCAGTAATAACCTTTGAAGAATTTACAAGTTGGGTAGAGGATTTGAATATTGATATACAGAATTTAGAACCATGTGACTTTGATAGAAATTCTTTTAAAGATGGAAGAAAATATCCACTATTTACAGGCATAGTTAACTGCGTAAGCGATGTTATTAAAGAGAAAAAGTTGGAAGTTATATCTATAAGTGGTACAGAAGAATGTATGGAGTTATTTAAAAGTATTGAAAAGGGAGAAGTTACTAATGCTTTTATTGAAGCTAGTGCTTGTAAGGGGAGCTGCATTGGTGGGCCAGGCATGATTAATAATGAAAAGGGGTATTATAAGAGAGTTCAAAAGGTTAAAAATTATATAAATAAAAATAATTCCATTGGTGAACGTAAATTGGACTTGGATATGGATATAGAATTTTCTAGATCCTTCATAGATAAAAGTATTGAAAAAAAATTAGCTTCAGAAAAAGAAATAGAAAAGATAATGATGGAAATGGGAAAATACAGTATTGAAGATGAACTAAATTGTGGGGTATGTGGCTACAATACCTGTAGAGAAAAGGCTGAGGCTATATTTGAAGGCATGGCAGAATCTAGTATGTGTCTTCATTATATGAGAAATAGAGCTGAAAGCATAAGAAATGTTATATTTGAAAATATTGTAAACTGTATTATATTTTTAGATGGAGAAATGAGAATTAAAGATATTAATCCTGCTGCAGAAAATGCATTTACAGTTAAAGCTGAAAGTATAGTAAATAAACCAATATCTTTGATTATGGATGATCAGGATTTTAGGAATGTAAAGGAAACGGGAAAGGACATATTAGGAAAAAAAGTATCTTTTCCAAACTATAATTTAGATTTCATAGAAACAGTGAGATATCTTGAAAAACAGGATATAGTGATGATAGCTTTGGTTAACATTACAGAAGAAGAAAAAAATAAGAGAAAGCTTGTGAAGCTTAAAGAAAATACCATAAATACAGCTCAGGAAGTAATAGAAAAACAGATGCGTGTAGCACAGGAAATAGCTAGTTTACTAGGTGAGACTACAGCAGAAACTAAAATTGCATTGACTAAGTTGAAAAAAGTAGTAGAAGAAGAAAAAGGGTGTGATAGTTAA
- a CDS encoding aldo/keto reductase produces MDNVTLGKTGLVVSKNGFGALPIQRITKKQAVYLLQKAFYNGINYFDTARWYSDSEEKLGAAFCYIRDKITISTKTGAQTAEDFWKDLNQSLKNLQTDYIDIYQFHNPAFCPKPGDEFGLYDAMLEAKKQGKIRFIGITNHRLSVAKEAIESNLYDTLQFPFSYLASDADVELVKACKKNNMGFIAMKALSGGLITDSAAAYAYLAQFDNVAPIWGMQRESELDEFLSYNDAPPVLTEDMKKKIEHDRKELAGDFCRGCGYCMPCPVGIEINNCARMSLLLRRAPKEMNLSKEWQEKMRKIEDCLHCNQCMSKCPYGLNTPELLKKNYEDYKTFL; encoded by the coding sequence ATGGATAATGTAACATTAGGGAAAACAGGGTTAGTTGTAAGTAAAAATGGATTTGGAGCACTTCCTATCCAGCGTATTACAAAAAAGCAAGCTGTTTATTTACTGCAGAAAGCATTTTATAACGGCATCAATTATTTTGATACTGCTAGATGGTATTCAGATAGTGAGGAAAAGCTTGGTGCTGCTTTTTGTTATATTAGAGACAAGATTACTATTAGCACGAAAACAGGTGCTCAAACAGCAGAGGATTTTTGGAAGGATTTAAATCAGAGCCTTAAAAATTTACAAACAGATTACATAGATATATATCAATTTCACAATCCAGCTTTTTGTCCAAAACCAGGTGATGAATTTGGACTTTATGATGCAATGCTGGAGGCAAAAAAACAAGGAAAAATCAGATTTATTGGAATTACAAATCATAGACTATCAGTAGCAAAGGAAGCCATAGAATCAAATTTATATGATACTTTACAGTTCCCATTTTCTTATCTTGCAAGTGATGCAGATGTGGAATTGGTGAAAGCTTGTAAGAAAAATAATATGGGTTTTATTGCAATGAAAGCTTTATCAGGAGGACTTATTACAGATTCTGCTGCGGCTTATGCATATCTTGCACAATTTGATAATGTTGCACCAATATGGGGGATGCAGAGGGAAAGTGAACTGGACGAATTCTTATCCTACAATGATGCTCCTCCTGTTTTAACTGAAGATATGAAAAAGAAAATTGAACATGACAGAAAAGAGCTTGCTGGTGATTTTTGTCGTGGATGTGGTTACTGCATGCCTTGTCCAGTTGGAATTGAAATCAATAACTGTGCAAGGATGAGCCTTCTTCTTCGTAGAGCTCCTAAGGAAATGAATCTTTCTAAAGAGTGGCAGGAAAAAATGAGAAAAATTGAAGATTGTCTTCACTGCAATCAATGCATGAGTAAATGTCCATATGGATTGAATACTCCAGAGCTTTTGAAAAAGAATTATGAGGATTATAAGACGTTCCTATAA
- a CDS encoding (2Fe-2S) ferredoxin domain-containing protein — MISISVCVGSACHLKGSHKVIKNLQKLISQYKLEASVELKGAFCLGHCTEGVSVKIDEEEKIYSVNEKNVEQFFNEEVVRRIK, encoded by the coding sequence GTGATAAGTATTAGTGTTTGTGTAGGAAGTGCTTGCCATTTAAAAGGATCTCATAAGGTTATAAAAAATCTGCAAAAATTAATTTCACAATATAAATTAGAGGCTTCAGTTGAATTAAAAGGAGCTTTTTGTCTTGGTCATTGCACAGAAGGAGTTTCAGTAAAAATTGATGAGGAAGAAAAAATATATTCAGTTAATGAAAAAAATGTGGAGCAATTTTTTAATGAAGAAGTTGTTAGGAGGATAAAATAA
- a CDS encoding radical SAM protein, producing the protein MKISKKDALTWFEFFSTLPEDEELMIKQQEIIYATFAQIEAAIDDRNKKLMSEIKGLKTLENRTFFVGDESKFSKGCRSCLLGTGLSAIRKTNKCNIECKFCYNYGDLDNIPPIGEGMWEIGGTKFYEKDIDLLLSIHKKPTGISYVYLEPFMEIEKYYSIIKKFNDANIHQHLYTNGILATSETLKALGEAGLDEIRFNLGASNCSDKVIENIKIAKKYIKNVGIETPMTPEFFEAFFKKKQAILDTKLDFINCAELHLNENNIDNYYGENMYISRQGYISPIWSRKLTFEFMKIADEEKWDLVVHDCSNHTKFARDLNLSSKEGKWFGASDYACEFAKVPYEAFLSILRDDNFKFLSEEELPQGYKPGEMIF; encoded by the coding sequence ATGAAAATTTCAAAGAAAGATGCGTTGACATGGTTTGAATTCTTTTCAACATTGCCAGAAGATGAAGAACTTATGATAAAACAACAAGAAATCATTTATGCTACCTTTGCACAAATTGAGGCAGCAATTGATGATAGAAATAAAAAATTAATGTCAGAAATTAAAGGTTTAAAAACCCTGGAGAATAGAACTTTTTTTGTTGGAGATGAAAGCAAATTCTCTAAAGGATGTCGTTCTTGCTTATTAGGAACTGGTTTGAGTGCAATTAGAAAAACCAATAAATGTAACATAGAGTGTAAGTTTTGTTATAATTATGGGGATCTAGATAATATTCCTCCAATTGGTGAAGGTATGTGGGAAATTGGTGGTACGAAATTTTATGAGAAGGATATAGATTTACTTCTTTCAATACACAAGAAACCTACTGGTATTTCATACGTTTATTTAGAACCATTTATGGAAATTGAAAAATACTATTCTATTATAAAGAAATTTAATGATGCCAATATTCATCAACACCTATATACAAATGGCATTTTAGCTACTTCAGAGACATTGAAAGCATTAGGTGAAGCTGGTCTTGACGAGATACGTTTTAACTTGGGGGCGTCTAACTGCTCAGATAAAGTTATTGAAAATATTAAAATAGCAAAAAAATATATTAAAAATGTAGGCATTGAAACTCCAATGACTCCTGAGTTTTTTGAAGCATTTTTTAAGAAAAAGCAAGCGATTTTAGATACAAAACTTGATTTTATTAATTGTGCAGAATTACATTTAAATGAGAATAACATAGACAATTATTATGGAGAAAATATGTACATTTCCAGACAAGGCTACATATCTCCAATTTGGAGCAGAAAATTAACTTTTGAATTCATGAAAATAGCTGATGAAGAAAAATGGGATTTAGTAGTTCATGATTGTTCAAATCATACAAAATTTGCTAGAGATTTGAATTTGAGCAGCAAAGAAGGAAAATGGTTTGGGGCTAGTGATTATGCCTGTGAGTTTGCAAAGGTACCATACGAAGCATTTTTGTCAATACTTCGTGATGACAATTTTAAATTTTTAAGTGAAGAGGAATTGCCTCAGGGATATAAACCAGGAGAGATGATTTTTTAG
- a CDS encoding MarR family winged helix-turn-helix transcriptional regulator: MKNLSKYISVAHRRSQIFYTEQLEKIGISSGQFMYIVCICENPGYTQDELSQQLIIDKSTVAKVLSQLEANGFITKITNSNDRRAFNIFPTDKALNIYPKILEIKDRWHREITEGLSDIECDVFQKLMEKVMENSIKNCK, from the coding sequence ATGAAAAATTTATCAAAATATATTTCTGTAGCACACAGACGTTCACAAATATTTTATACAGAACAGCTTGAAAAAATAGGAATTAGCAGTGGACAGTTTATGTATATAGTTTGTATTTGTGAAAATCCAGGGTACACTCAGGATGAATTATCTCAACAATTGATTATAGATAAGAGTACTGTAGCAAAGGTTTTATCTCAGCTTGAAGCAAATGGCTTTATTACTAAAATTACAAATTCAAATGATAGACGTGCATTTAATATTTTTCCTACAGATAAAGCACTCAATATTTATCCTAAAATATTAGAAATAAAAGATCGGTGGCATCGTGAAATAACAGAGGGTTTAAGTGATATAGAATGTGATGTTTTTCAAAAGCTAATGGAAAAGGTTATGGAAAATAGCATTAAGAATTGCAAATAA
- a CDS encoding PLP-dependent aminotransferase family protein: MLKYQLIVKYIKSEISNGNLEAKKKLPSLRRISELFQCSIGTVLKAYTELEKEHIVYSLSKSGYYVLESDLSNSNSQDNPLIDFSSGSPDIESLPYKKFQHCLNNAIELYKENLFTYSNPKGLNSLIQILTSHLEEYQVFTKPENIVITTGSQQALNILTNMPFPNGNSKVLVEQPTYYGMIRALELNNIPSVGIERGFNGINLEELERLFKYGNIKFFYTIPRFHNPTGNSYTRQEKEAIAKMAKKYNVYILEDDIMADLEIDKKSDPIFAYDTSSKVIYLKSYSKVLMPGLRIAATILPKLLINTFLEYKKWLDMNSPILSQGALEVYLKSGMLDKHRKKISKLYSDRMSCLKNTISSFKQSKIKYNVPKSGYFACIYVDSKLQYDKIISTLSNKNIQLLDTRTCFLREYRIDNYFRISISKTNEEKIKKGMPVLIDTIQRYLTDDNDNFHFYPKI; this comes from the coding sequence TTGCTAAAGTATCAGCTAATTGTTAAATATATTAAAAGTGAGATATCAAACGGAAATTTAGAGGCAAAGAAAAAACTGCCTTCACTTAGAAGGATATCTGAATTATTTCAGTGTAGTATTGGTACAGTTTTAAAAGCTTATACTGAACTTGAAAAGGAACATATAGTTTATTCTTTATCGAAAAGTGGGTATTATGTATTAGAAAGTGATCTTTCTAATAGCAATTCACAGGATAACCCTTTAATTGATTTCTCATCAGGATCTCCAGATATTGAGTCTTTGCCTTATAAAAAATTTCAACATTGCTTAAATAATGCTATAGAACTTTATAAAGAAAATTTGTTTACCTATTCTAATCCAAAGGGATTGAATTCATTAATACAGATTTTAACTAGTCACTTAGAGGAATATCAAGTGTTTACCAAACCCGAAAATATTGTTATAACCACAGGTTCTCAACAAGCACTAAATATCTTAACAAATATGCCATTTCCAAATGGAAACTCTAAGGTTTTAGTGGAACAACCAACTTACTATGGAATGATTAGAGCGCTGGAATTGAATAATATTCCTAGTGTGGGAATTGAAAGAGGCTTTAATGGTATAAATCTTGAAGAATTAGAAAGATTGTTTAAGTATGGCAATATTAAATTCTTTTATACCATTCCTAGGTTTCACAATCCAACAGGAAATTCATATACTAGGCAGGAAAAAGAGGCAATTGCAAAAATGGCTAAAAAGTACAATGTATATATTCTTGAAGATGATATTATGGCCGATTTAGAAATAGACAAGAAATCTGATCCAATATTTGCTTATGACACTTCTTCAAAGGTAATTTATTTAAAAAGCTATTCTAAAGTTCTTATGCCTGGTTTAAGAATTGCAGCAACTATATTACCTAAATTACTCATAAATACTTTTCTGGAATATAAAAAATGGTTGGATATGAATAGCCCAATATTATCTCAAGGCGCTTTGGAAGTTTATTTAAAAAGCGGTATGCTTGATAAACATAGAAAGAAAATAAGCAAGTTATATTCAGACAGAATGAGCTGTTTAAAAAATACTATTTCATCATTTAAGCAGTCTAAAATAAAATATAATGTGCCTAAATCTGGATATTTTGCTTGCATTTATGTAGATAGTAAGCTGCAATATGACAAAATAATAAGTACATTATCCAATAAAAATATACAACTTTTGGATACAAGAACTTGTTTCTTAAGAGAATATAGAATTGACAACTATTTTAGAATTAGCATAAGTAAAACAAATGAAGAAAAAATTAAAAAAGGTATGCCCGTATTAATAGATACTATACAGAGATATTTAACTGATGACAATGACAATTTTCATTTTTATCCTAAAATATGA